In the Nocardia asteroides genome, ATGGACGAGATGCAGGAGCTCTACGACGCCGGCATGGCGCGGCTCGAGGACATCATGGTCTACGTCGACGCGCGCTTCCCGCTCGCCTCGATGCCGGACGACGCCAAAGCGCTGGTGCACCTCGGGCAGTCCGTCGTCATGGTGAGCTTCCCGATCGAGGTCTGGAAGCAGCCGCGGGTGCTCGACAGCGGCGCCGCCTACATCCAGCTCGTCAAGGAGCCGGTGGTCTAGGCGGTTGCGGCCACGTCCCGCCGAACGCGGGCGGGCGCGGCCCGCACCGGGCCACGGTGGCGGGGTGAAGGTCTTTCTCGCGGCCGTCGCGGTGGCGGCGGCGTTCGCGCTGCCGCACCCGGCGGCCGCCGCCCCGCCGGCGCGCGGCAGCACCCTGGTGGTGCTCGGCGACTCGTTCGCCGCCAACGCCGTGCACTGGGACGCCGCGGAGTGCGTGCGCGGCGCCACCTCGTGGCCCACCCAGCTGAGCAGGCTGCTCGGGGTGGCGGGCACCCCGGACTTCCTGGACGAATCCTGCGCGGGCGCCGCGCTGGAGTCGGCGACCGGCTACACGCCGGCCCTGGAGGCGGTCGAGGCCGATCGGGCCGGTGGGTTCGGGCCGGAGACCGCGCTGGTCGCGATCCAGTTCGGCTTCAACGACGCCTGGGGGAGCGAGAACCCGAAGACGCTGTGGGGATCGCTGGTCTCCTGCGTCTACAACCTGGTCGACGGCTGTGACCGGGAGGCGGCCGCGCAGGGCCGGATCACCGACTTCCGCGCGGTCTCCGGCCCCGCCTACGCCGAGCGGATCGAGCAGGTCGTGCGGTACCTGCGCTACTACGCGCCCGCGGCCCGCATCGTCCTGGTCGGCTACCCGGAGCTCTTCCCGCCGGGCGACACGGTCTGCCTCAACGTGCTCGGTGTCGCCGACTTCACGCAACCCCGCGGCGGTGCGGTAACCGAGTACCTGAACCGGCTCGACACCGCCCAGCGCGAGGCGGCCGCGCTGCTCGGCACCGACTTCTTCGACACGCGCGCGCTCACCGCCGGGCACGGGCTGTGCTCGCCCGAACCGTGGGTGAACGGCACCCTCGACCCGCGCGCCGACCTCACCGGCATCCCCTTCCACCCGTCCGCGCGGGGCGACGCGGTGCTGGCTGCCGCGCTGCACGAGCGGTACGGGAGCCGCCGCTGAGCGCGGGGCCGCGCC is a window encoding:
- a CDS encoding SGNH/GDSL hydrolase family protein, which codes for MKVFLAAVAVAAAFALPHPAAAAPPARGSTLVVLGDSFAANAVHWDAAECVRGATSWPTQLSRLLGVAGTPDFLDESCAGAALESATGYTPALEAVEADRAGGFGPETALVAIQFGFNDAWGSENPKTLWGSLVSCVYNLVDGCDREAAAQGRITDFRAVSGPAYAERIEQVVRYLRYYAPAARIVLVGYPELFPPGDTVCLNVLGVADFTQPRGGAVTEYLNRLDTAQREAAALLGTDFFDTRALTAGHGLCSPEPWVNGTLDPRADLTGIPFHPSARGDAVLAAALHERYGSRR